In the Enterococcus rotai genome, AAAGGAAAAGTTTTCATACTTATTTCACTCCTTGTCTAAAGAAACGTTGCGGATTATGAATCAGCATTTTTTCAACTGTATCGTTCGAAATCCCTGCTTCTTTCATCATTGGTACAAACGTATCTAGTAAATACGAATAACCAATGCCATTTTTATATTTCATATTTGATTTTCGGGTAATATCCATTGATAAAAAGACTTGATCTGCCAATCCTCTTTGTTCAATTTTCTTTAACATCGATACACGGAGTGCATCTGGTTGATAGTTTTCTTTTCCTATTGTATCAAATTCCACATAAACACCTTGGTCTAACATTTTCAAAATGTACTCAAGATTGCCACTTAAATCAACATGTCCAATCACAACTGAAGCTAAATCAACATTATTTTCTTTAAAAAACTGAACTTGTTCATGCCCATTTGTCCCAAGTGTAGTATGAGTAGTAATCGGGATACCCGTTTCTTTATGAGCAATCACAGATGCATCAAAAACTTTTTTCTCATTTTCCGTCCAACCGTCTTTACTTGAACCGATTTCACCAATGATCTCAGCTTTGATCTCTGTATCTGCGATACCGTCTTGGATCTCCTTGATCATTAATTTCCCTAGTTCTGCAACTGTCCAATCTGTCACAATATCAGGTAGAAATTTTTCAGTATAAAAGCCCGTCGCTTGCACGATATTGATGCCTGATGCTTCTGCCACTTTTTGAACATATAAGGGATTTCTTTTCATATCTAAATTTGTGACATCCACAATATTACGAACGCCTTTATGATAAAGTTCTTTAAATTCTTTGACTGTTTCTTCAAAACAATTTAAGTTTGTATCGTCAATATTTTTTATACGAGACAAATCAATTGTCGTATGTTCATGCATATAGGTTATTCCATCTACTAAGCTCATTTCGTTGTCGTCTCCTAAAATTTTTAAAGTCCTGGTGGTGTCATTAGATTAAGCAATACTAAAATATTTGAAATCACACCGACTAATAAGGCCCCCACTGGTCCAATAGCTAGATCGACCATTTTCTTTTTGAATGTGCCATTTAATACGTAAAGTCCAACAACGAATAACCCCCCCCAAGCTGGAGCAATTGCTGTTGCTGCTATCACACCACCAACAAGCAAGGCGATTTCCAAGACTTTTGTGATCGCTGTTCGAATATTATCGCCAGCATCACGCATTCCTGGGAACCGATCGAGCAATACAGAAAATTTCGTTAAGAGTAACACTTCAATTGACATCCAAATACCGCCTGCAACAAAGGCTAAAAGCGGTTGTCCCATCGCTGCACCGATCGAGCCGATCACAAATACCATCTTGATGCCAGCTGGCGAATAGGTGCCTGTAGCAATTCCTGTTGTTACAACTAATGGAATAAAGCCAACAACTCGTGCTAATTCGGTCAAAGCAGCTGAATTAAATTGACCTTCTTGGTATAATGGAGCTGAGAGTGCAGATTCCGTTACAATTGACATCGAAGCCGCCAAAGCAATCAATGCGCCGGATAAGGCAAATAAGTACCAATATTTCTTAATTTGTTTTACTCGTTCCGCAAAGATATTTGCCAATTGTGCCTGAGAATCTGTTCTTTCTCTTTTATCATTCATCGCATAGCTGATCATAAAAATCATCCCAACAAGTAACGCAATCGCATTCGCATTAATGACGATCGTATTACCATTTGCTAAATTAAACGAACCAAATTGTGTCGTCACCACTTGAGCCAACACTGTTGCCGAAAAAGTGATCATCCCTTTTTTCCAACCATATTGAAGAGCGACAACTAAGGCTGGGAAAACAGCAAATGCTACTAAAACAACAGACGATACTTGACCGAGACTATCTAGGAAATTATAAGGAAGAATTTCAAATACTTTTTGAATTGTTCCTAGACCTGCCCCCATCACAACACCATAAACTCCGCCAGCTGCTCCTGCTATCCAGATAGAATATTTTTTATCATCTGGCAAATAGCTACCAATAATATCTGTTCCCAATAAAACAACATGAATGATAATTACGCTGGACGCAATAGACTGTGGAATAAACCCAACGATATACCCGATTCCAAAAGCAAGTGCCGTAGTTCCTAATGCTGATTTTGTGACTCTCTTTTCACGGTACTCTAAAACGATCGGTCTTAACGCATCATTAAAAACAGCAATTTTCGTATTCGCCATAATCGTTGTAACAGCACATAATGCTGCCATGATTACTATGTTTAAAGCCATTTCATTACTCCCCCTTATTTTCAAGCGCTTTCATCACATTTGAAATGATAAACTCCATATCTTGCGAAGTGAAACCAAAAGCAATTTTACCTGCCGCAACACTTTGATTGATTTCTTCTTCAGAAGCAGTCTTACCTGGCATTCCTAAAGTTGCCGTTTTATCTCCGCCTAATAATGCAATCGCCATTGCTAATGCTCCGCCACCGCCTGTGTTACAAGCACCAAAATAGTAGTCAGCCGTGCCGTTTTTTAAGGCCATCGCCGCATCAATATCAGTTTTTACGGTGATTTCATAGTTCCCCTTTCCATATTTTTGTAGTAGTTCTTCAATTGCTCCTTTTTCGATTTGTCCACCTATAACAATTTTTTTCATGATAACTCTCCTTTCGTACAAAATTTTGTATATTTAAACCAAAAATAAAAATACAAAAAAATGTATTCTTATTTTCACGGTTATTATAGCACCTTTATTTTCGAATGTAAACCCTTTCCAATTTATAACGATTATACTGCTACTTTTTCCCAATTATTTAGAAACTAACATTGATAAGCAATTTCTATGGCTTATCAATGTTAGTACAAATAAACTTGTATTAAAAAGGATACCTTTTTAGTTCAATCTTATTTTTAACATCCTACATTTATCTTGTCGTTAAAACACTAGTTTCCTGCTCTATAGCAATTCTTTGTAACGTTGAATATAGAAGCGTTTTACAACCGTTACTAGTGTTAAATAGGCCACGATTGTACCAACTAACCATAACCAATAATTAGACGGTAAAACAGCCATTCCTAAACTTTGTCCAAATGCTGTAAAAGGCAAGACTGTTCCGATCACAATCCCTAGCGACGTAATGGTCGTCATAATAAACGAACCACTACTTTGAATAAACGGAATTTTAGGTGTACGTAAGGCGTGTAAAACCAACGTTTGTGACCATAATGATTCCACAAACCAACCTGCATGGAACACGGCAATAAAGGCAACTTGCTGAGAAGCATTCAGTGTATGGAAATCTCCTCCTACAACTGCTGGGCAAATAATGAAATACATCAATAAATAGGTAGTAATATCAAATACCGAACTTGTAGGGCCTAACCAAACCATAAATTTTCCAATGCTGGATGCTTGCCAACGCTTAGGTTTCTCCAAATATTCTTTGTCCATATGATCCCAAGGAATAGATACGCACGAAATGTCGTAAATCAAGTTTAAGAATAAAATTTGCAGTGGTAACATTGGCAGAAATGGTAAAAAGGTACTGGCAACTAACACTGAAAACATATTCCCAAAATTTGAACTTGCTGTTGCTTTTATATATTTCATGATATTTCCAAATGTTTCTCTACCTGAAATAATCCCTCTTTCTAAAACCATCAAATCTTTTTCCAATAAAATGACATCAGCGGATTCTTTGGCAATGTCCACCGCTGTATCGACTGAAATACCAACATCTGCTGCTTTCATTGCTGGTGCATCATTGATCCCATCGCCAAGGAAGCCAACAGTATGTCCATTTTCTCTCAAAATGCTCGTAATTTTTTGTTTTTGTTGCGGATTTAATTTTACAAATACATTGTGCTTTTCAACTAATTGACTTAATTTATCATTGGATATATTCATAATATCTTCGCCATTGATCAATTTTTCAGCACCCAAACCAACTTGTTTACATACAGATCGAGTTACCAAAGCGTTATCTCCTGTTAGAACTTTCACTTCAACGCCATGTGCTTTTAACGTTTCTAGTGCTTGTTTTGTCGTTTCTTTTGGCGGATCTAAGAATGCTAAATAGCCAATCAGTACCATCTCAGATTCATCCGCTACTGAGAATTCACCAACAACACTTGGATTCGTTTTTTGCGCAACGCCGATTACACGCAAACCATCCTCATTTAGCTCATTTACTTTTTTCAATACTTCTTGTCTAACCTCATCCGTTAACACAGTAACCTTGCCTTTGAAATCGACAAAACTCGAAATACTCAACATTTCTTCGATGGCACCCTTAGTGATCATTTGTGTCTTTCCGCTAGGATCTTCTACGACAACGCTCATTCGTCTACGATCAAAATCAAAGGGAATTTCATCCACTTTTTTATACGTAATTCCTGTTGTATTCAATTCCGTTTTGGCAGCATCAATAATTGCGACATCTAATAAATTTTTTAATCCGGTTTGATAGTAACTGTTTAAATAGGCATGACGTAAGACACGATCATCTTCTTCACCAGCCAGATCCAAATGATATTCCAGTATAATTTTATCTTGTGTTAGCGTGCCTGTTTTATCCGTGCATAGAACATCGATTGCACCAAAGTTTTGAATAGCATTTAAGTTTTTAATCACCGTTCCTTTTTTAGCCATACCTGTTGCACCTTTGACTAAGTTGGTCGTAACGATCATCGGTAACATTTCTGGTGTCAACCCAACGGCCACGGATAAGCCGAACAAGAAGGCTTCCATCCAATCCCCTTTTGTAAAACCGTTGATTACAATAACCGTTGGCGCCATCAATGCCATAAATTTGATAAACAAGAATGACGTTTTGCGAATACCTAATTCAAAACTTGTTTGTACCGGTTTAGTAGATAATGATTTGGCCACATCTCCAAACAGTGTATGATTTCCAGTGGCGATGACCACACCTTCAGCACTTCCGCTTATAACGTTGCTGCCCATAAACACTAGATTCTCATAACTCGTTTCATTGCTATCTTGAGTAATGATTGCCTCTGCCCGTTTTTCAACAGGATAACTTTCTCCCGTCAGTGCAGACTGAGAAATAAATAAATCTTTAGTGGCAATCAAGCGAATATCTGCTGGAATCATATCTCCTGCTGATAATCTGACAATATCTCCACACACAATATCTTCCATAGGAATTTCATCATATTTATTTTTCCGTTTTACTGCTGCGGTGACTTTAACCAATGATTTCAATTTTTCAGCCGCTTGATTTGAGCGCACAGATTGAATGAGTGTCATCGTCCCACTGATCAAGACCATAGTGAATATAATACCACTACCAAAATAGTCACGATCTTCCGGTGCAGCGATAACTACATCTGTAATAAAGGACATAATGCCTAAGCCAATTAGAACAAGGGTAAACGGTGTAATATAGGCTTTTAAGATTTCTATGAATAAAGGTGTTTTTTTCCCGTAGGAAATAGTATTGTCTCCATATTCATCTCGAGCCATAACTGCTTGAACTTCAGATAGTCCTTTTTTGGATGTTTGAAATGTTTCAAAAATATTTTCAACTGTTTTTCTAGCCATTAAGCCATAATTTATCTCTTGAATTGCTCTTTTTTTTCTTTCCATTTTGTTTCCTTCTCTCCAAAAAAATCCACCATGATCCTGCGCCAATAACTAAACGTATAACCATTTTTCCTAGTGTTTTTACATTGCTCCCTATTTGCAGGGGCTTGGAGAAAAAAGGGCACTAAAAACAAATAGATAATAATAATCGACTCCTTTTTAGTACAACTCTTTCCTGTGACCCCTGTTGCCTCGAACTACTGTCATCCATTTGTTTTCAACTCCCTCTGATTTGTAAAATGTCTTATGTCTAACATACTTTTTTTAAATACTTTTAAGAGTAACTCGTCTTCTTGATAGGCTTCCGTCAAACTACCATAGCCTAGTTTTTCATAAAATCCCCAGGCCTGCTTTCGACCTGTCAAAAAAATAGTGGCATAGTTTAAATTTCGAGCAACTTGCTCAGCATAAACGATTAATTTCTTTCCCAACCCTTGACCTTGAAAATCTGGACTTAGTGCAACTTGTTTTATTTGGATACAGTTTGAATCACAAGGATGCAAAAGAAGAGTGCCAACCACACGATCCTCTTTTTTGACGACTAAGTGAATATCGTGTTTTTCTTCTACAGCAGATTTCGTTAGAAAGGGTTTGCCTGCGCTTGCTTTTAATACTTGATTGCGTAAGGCTAAGGTTTCTCGATAAATAGGACTATCCCACCTGATTAAAGTGAACACTGTTTTACCATGATTCTTCCTCCTTTGATAATTGATACACTTCCAATACCTCTTTGTTTTTTGATAACTGTGTAATGATCTCTTTCATGGCCAATTCACGATTCGAATTTGGTTCGATTTCTACCTGTAACTGGACATTATTTCCTGCAAGATCCAGACATAAAAAATGACAAAAGGATAAATAGTAGCGGTCTAGCTGTGTCATCATTTCTGTTCGTAATGCGACCTCCGCAGTTGATTTTCCAGTGACGATCAAAAATGAATTTTTCATTTTCACTTGCTCTTCTGGTCGATAACTCTCCGTCATTTGATCAAATCGTTGCGAAGCAAAACGAATCACACTATTTACCAGCATGATAACGATGGCGGCTAAAAACCCTTCTTTAATAAAACTGGCGCCGATCATTGCACCCACTGCCGCCGTACACCAGAGAGTCGCAGCCGTATTTAGCCCAGTCACACTAAAGCCGTCTCGTAAAATAATTCCTCCTGCCAAAAAGCCAATGCCACTAACAACTTGTGCAGCGATCCTCGTTGGGCTTGTATCTGTTGTGACCATGGTAGATATGGACACAAAAAGAGTTGCGCCAAGCGAGACCAAGATCATGGTACGT is a window encoding:
- a CDS encoding phosphotriesterase family protein, translated to MSLVDGITYMHEHTTIDLSRIKNIDDTNLNCFEETVKEFKELYHKGVRNIVDVTNLDMKRNPLYVQKVAEASGINIVQATGFYTEKFLPDIVTDWTVAELGKLMIKEIQDGIADTEIKAEIIGEIGSSKDGWTENEKKVFDASVIAHKETGIPITTHTTLGTNGHEQVQFFKENNVDLASVVIGHVDLSGNLEYILKMLDQGVYVEFDTIGKENYQPDALRVSMLKKIEQRGLADQVFLSMDITRKSNMKYKNGIGYSYLLDTFVPMMKEAGISNDTVEKMLIHNPQRFFRQGVK
- a CDS encoding YhfT family protein codes for the protein MALNIVIMAALCAVTTIMANTKIAVFNDALRPIVLEYREKRVTKSALGTTALAFGIGYIVGFIPQSIASSVIIIHVVLLGTDIIGSYLPDDKKYSIWIAGAAGGVYGVVMGAGLGTIQKVFEILPYNFLDSLGQVSSVVLVAFAVFPALVVALQYGWKKGMITFSATVLAQVVTTQFGSFNLANGNTIVINANAIALLVGMIFMISYAMNDKRERTDSQAQLANIFAERVKQIKKYWYLFALSGALIALAASMSIVTESALSAPLYQEGQFNSAALTELARVVGFIPLVVTTGIATGTYSPAGIKMVFVIGSIGAAMGQPLLAFVAGGIWMSIEVLLLTKFSVLLDRFPGMRDAGDNIRTAITKVLEIALLVGGVIAATAIAPAWGGLFVVGLYVLNGTFKKKMVDLAIGPVGALLVGVISNILVLLNLMTPPGL
- a CDS encoding DUF2620 domain-containing protein; amino-acid sequence: MKKIVIGGQIEKGAIEELLQKYGKGNYEITVKTDIDAAMALKNGTADYYFGACNTGGGGALAMAIALLGGDKTATLGMPGKTASEEEINQSVAAGKIAFGFTSQDMEFIISNVMKALENKGE
- the mgtA gene encoding magnesium-translocating P-type ATPase yields the protein MERKKRAIQEINYGLMARKTVENIFETFQTSKKGLSEVQAVMARDEYGDNTISYGKKTPLFIEILKAYITPFTLVLIGLGIMSFITDVVIAAPEDRDYFGSGIIFTMVLISGTMTLIQSVRSNQAAEKLKSLVKVTAAVKRKNKYDEIPMEDIVCGDIVRLSAGDMIPADIRLIATKDLFISQSALTGESYPVEKRAEAIITQDSNETSYENLVFMGSNVISGSAEGVVIATGNHTLFGDVAKSLSTKPVQTSFELGIRKTSFLFIKFMALMAPTVIVINGFTKGDWMEAFLFGLSVAVGLTPEMLPMIVTTNLVKGATGMAKKGTVIKNLNAIQNFGAIDVLCTDKTGTLTQDKIILEYHLDLAGEEDDRVLRHAYLNSYYQTGLKNLLDVAIIDAAKTELNTTGITYKKVDEIPFDFDRRRMSVVVEDPSGKTQMITKGAIEEMLSISSFVDFKGKVTVLTDEVRQEVLKKVNELNEDGLRVIGVAQKTNPSVVGEFSVADESEMVLIGYLAFLDPPKETTKQALETLKAHGVEVKVLTGDNALVTRSVCKQVGLGAEKLINGEDIMNISNDKLSQLVEKHNVFVKLNPQQKQKITSILRENGHTVGFLGDGINDAPAMKAADVGISVDTAVDIAKESADVILLEKDLMVLERGIISGRETFGNIMKYIKATASSNFGNMFSVLVASTFLPFLPMLPLQILFLNLIYDISCVSIPWDHMDKEYLEKPKRWQASSIGKFMVWLGPTSSVFDITTYLLMYFIICPAVVGGDFHTLNASQQVAFIAVFHAGWFVESLWSQTLVLHALRTPKIPFIQSSGSFIMTTITSLGIVIGTVLPFTAFGQSLGMAVLPSNYWLWLVGTIVAYLTLVTVVKRFYIQRYKELL
- a CDS encoding GNAT family N-acetyltransferase, which codes for MFTLIRWDSPIYRETLALRNQVLKASAGKPFLTKSAVEEKHDIHLVVKKEDRVVGTLLLHPCDSNCIQIKQVALSPDFQGQGLGKKLIVYAEQVARNLNYATIFLTGRKQAWGFYEKLGYGSLTEAYQEDELLLKVFKKSMLDIRHFTNQRELKTNG
- a CDS encoding MgtC/SapB family protein codes for the protein MSLLAGSLIGIERQWRKKLAGVRTMILVSLGATLFVSISTMVTTDTSPTRIAAQVVSGIGFLAGGIILRDGFSVTGLNTAATLWCTAAVGAMIGASFIKEGFLAAIVIMLVNSVIRFASQRFDQMTESYRPEEQVKMKNSFLIVTGKSTAEVALRTEMMTQLDRYYLSFCHFLCLDLAGNNVQLQVEIEPNSNRELAMKEIITQLSKNKEVLEVYQLSKEEESW